The following proteins are co-located in the Fructilactobacillus carniphilus genome:
- a CDS encoding 2-keto-4-pentenoate hydratase, whose translation MTDQVANADQVEVLAQILYQAYADQEPLEMADFPTFSDEQAYQVQDRLMKLKQHKRGGYKISLTSAETQSMFDATEPLYGAQLDERFFRSGAQLPASLFLAPLVEVELVFTAQADLSVQDDLEDLLERTTIAPAVEIPDCRFRDWFPKLPKHLVIADAAVGGAVVYGKEMPGTNFQLAELAEVNTKLFHDQEQVATGTSSEVLGNPVKSLRWLVQKLASRGQQLRAGEHVSTGTFLLPVPLTKGHWRADFDHQLGSVEFDVK comes from the coding sequence ATGACTGACCAAGTAGCAAATGCAGATCAAGTAGAGGTGCTGGCTCAAATTCTGTACCAAGCCTACGCCGACCAAGAGCCGTTAGAAATGGCTGATTTTCCTACTTTTTCTGACGAACAGGCCTATCAGGTTCAAGACCGGCTCATGAAGCTCAAACAGCATAAAAGAGGCGGTTACAAGATTAGTTTGACTAGCGCGGAAACGCAGTCGATGTTTGACGCTACGGAACCATTATACGGTGCCCAGTTAGACGAACGCTTCTTTCGTTCCGGTGCTCAGCTACCGGCTAGTTTGTTTTTAGCTCCGTTAGTTGAGGTGGAACTGGTCTTTACTGCACAAGCAGACTTGAGCGTTCAGGACGACTTAGAAGACTTACTGGAGAGAACGACGATTGCTCCGGCGGTGGAAATTCCAGACTGCCGCTTTCGTGATTGGTTCCCTAAATTACCTAAACATCTTGTGATTGCAGATGCAGCCGTTGGCGGTGCCGTAGTATACGGAAAGGAGATGCCTGGGACTAATTTCCAACTAGCAGAGCTAGCTGAGGTTAACACCAAGCTCTTCCATGATCAGGAACAGGTGGCTACAGGAACTTCTAGTGAAGTACTCGGAAATCCAGTTAAATCCTTACGATGGTTGGTGCAAAAATTAGCTAGTCGTGGTCAACAATTACGCGCTGGTGAACACGTTTCGACTGGAACGTTTTTACTTCCTGTTCCATTAACAAAGGGTCACTGGCGGGCTGATTTTGATCACCAACTCGGTTCGGTTGAATTTGACGTCAAGTAA
- a CDS encoding KxYKxGKxW signal peptide domain-containing protein, whose translation MKKFNQRRFESLFDTNKRTRYRMYKAGKQWLVAGTATVSGMVASILLGAPVTMADSTQQLKREVDNDDQLLVNQQSATVPAHSNLNSEASQSTSSSESESNSISKSEQGKSTVSNSSSESTTLNTTNNSSLTSSSSSQSTESNSNHQDSQKSISSASAENSNAKSTTNTSTSQADSNTVTNAKVSTSDSNAAAKDLNNSIASESIIQSTSNSEDSLTDSTNSILGYESQKSEEPSSASTSQSFSESQKVSESALVQEASDNSLSNDKSLSISTNDSVAASTSNSESRVNSDKLVLAANNNAGQPGMKIPNKPAGEDSNTNVFINSINKAIDDANAALHTHIPTLNELGLAPNVDGVVNGNHYIYDGNSGSIKIDTSKGWLTLGNDQETTLYIWNPVTGQWDKVNQKPYVTNNSRSSISVNVNPHDYGLQAGDEMYIQAGVQSKDFINKVAQYFENYVIEHFGDHYATEALNAAINAAVNVYNAAISSTNAETFSKIQAVPVIENLPSQSTSASVSLEKSMNTTLSDSMSNSWGSISGSYNDSQLRSLSTSQSDSISLSLSNFHSTSEATSFSAEHTSLNAQSVVDSAVAANQSGLDSNASQSASISLSNELSSQLNSVSSSMNSADEYNSGSYSQSASYSLQSQTSAQAEQSSLSNSFSTSIYNSKFTSIQTSGSVQSSEDANLPNGITHPFNRASAVDSLSLVRSTLNSQSASQSVADAPASMSASAKVSESMSASISLIDSKLAADSQKTADSMNDASQLTSKSTSVQLQDRSEAESQIYKNSIVDSLQSYYSSLSANASTSKSESTSMTSQESLNSKSNSAAKSTSASDSTAKSQSASASTSLSNNPSYNPDSVSKSASTSAFDSQSAEKSTSESISTSVSERNSNQSASASASASTEASYSTSASKSTSIQSIISSSESKSMASESSETTDDRGSASRSTSTSTRQSDSDSNSLSSSKSFSESASTSKSKHDSVSTSASISNSKASLSDSNSEVASVSSSKSVSQSLIDSTTASATQSTSKSNFDSISKSNSIKSESESTSKLASESTSTKSLSDSESTSKMESESTSTKSLSDSESTSKLASESTSTKSLSDSESTSKMESESTSTKSLSDSESTSKLASESTSTKSLSDSESTSKLASESTSTKSLSDSESTSKLASESTSTKSLSDSESTSKLASESTSTKSLSDSESTSKMVSESAKSQSDASLSEASSESESTYQSGSASVSKYGSELNSRIDSIKASISQSELNSTIKSAQNSISGSQSASESTITSGIASHSESMSASVSESTAIDSVEKLISDSESAFESVITSGIASHSASMSTSANDSALGSNYASGSASVSKYGSELNSRIDSIKASISLSELNSTIKSAQNSISDSESASESTITSGIASHSESMSASASESTAIDSAEKSISDSESEFESTITSGIASHSESMSASASESTAIDSVEKLISDSESEFESTITSGIASHSESMSTSANASALGSNYASGSASVSKYGSELNSRIDSIKASISQSELNSTIKSAQNSISDSEIASESTITSGIASHSASMSASVSESTAIDSVEKLISDSENAFESIITSGIASHSASMSTSANASALGSNYASGSASLSKYGSELNSRIDSIKASISLSELNSTIKSAQNSISDSESASESTITSGIASHSESMSASASESTAIDSAEKSISDSESEFESTITSGIASHSESMSTSANASALGSNYASGSASVSKYGSELNSRIDSIKASISLSELNSTIKSAQSSASGSQSASESTITSGITSHSASVSGSNSASKSSSVVASENGSVSTSLVDSTSTSVSDSESRSSSELESGIASHTASVSSSDSVSLSASKSASLSGSAVESISKLQSEISSLSTTDSLSTLGSTSASESASSSTASKATRESLSDRGSQIASNENLLSTSVSASANASGSSLSTSLSNRSSQFASNKASLSTTASTSTTGTSLSTSASNANLSSANAANMNAQNKNKQTKQQALPQTGDASQPTTVLGLLMILAGLGFKRRKDDKE comes from the coding sequence ATGAAGAAATTTAACCAACGCCGTTTTGAATCACTTTTCGATACCAACAAAAGAACAAGGTATCGGATGTATAAAGCCGGTAAGCAATGGTTAGTTGCAGGAACTGCTACTGTTTCAGGGATGGTAGCTAGTATCTTGCTGGGTGCTCCAGTTACAATGGCAGACTCTACCCAACAGCTAAAGCGAGAGGTTGATAACGACGACCAACTTCTTGTTAATCAACAATCTGCTACGGTCCCTGCTCACTCTAACTTGAATTCCGAAGCCTCTCAGTCGACTTCATCGTCTGAAAGCGAAAGTAATTCAATTTCTAAGAGCGAGCAGGGTAAGTCCACTGTTAGTAATTCAAGCAGTGAATCAACTACACTGAATACAACTAATAACAGTTCATTAACCAGTTCTAGTAGTTCACAAAGTACAGAATCAAACTCTAACCACCAAGATTCACAGAAGAGTATTAGCAGTGCATCAGCAGAGAATTCCAACGCTAAGTCCACAACAAATACTAGTACATCACAAGCTGATAGTAATACCGTAACTAACGCAAAAGTTTCAACTAGTGATTCTAATGCAGCTGCTAAAGACCTTAATAACTCTATTGCTAGTGAATCAATCATTCAATCAACTTCTAATTCAGAAGATAGCTTGACTGATTCGACAAACAGCATTTTGGGTTATGAAAGTCAAAAGAGTGAAGAACCGAGTTCCGCTTCGACTTCACAAAGTTTTAGTGAAAGTCAAAAGGTTAGTGAATCTGCATTAGTACAAGAAGCATCAGACAACTCACTTTCAAATGACAAGTCATTGAGCATTTCCACTAATGATTCGGTTGCTGCTTCAACTAGTAACAGTGAATCAAGGGTTAACAGTGACAAGCTGGTCTTGGCTGCCAACAATAATGCTGGTCAACCAGGAATGAAGATTCCTAACAAGCCGGCTGGTGAAGATAGCAATACGAATGTCTTTATTAATAGTATTAACAAGGCGATTGATGATGCTAATGCTGCACTTCATACGCATATTCCTACTCTTAATGAGTTAGGGCTTGCTCCTAACGTAGATGGCGTTGTTAACGGAAACCATTATATTTACGATGGTAACTCCGGTTCCATTAAAATTGATACCAGTAAAGGTTGGTTAACGCTTGGTAATGACCAAGAAACTACTCTTTACATTTGGAACCCAGTTACAGGTCAATGGGATAAAGTTAACCAGAAGCCTTACGTAACTAACAATTCTAGAAGTAGTATTTCAGTTAACGTAAACCCACATGATTATGGACTTCAAGCTGGAGATGAAATGTACATCCAAGCTGGAGTTCAGTCTAAGGATTTCATTAACAAAGTTGCACAATACTTTGAAAATTATGTTATCGAACATTTCGGTGATCACTATGCAACTGAAGCATTGAATGCTGCAATTAATGCAGCTGTTAACGTTTATAATGCTGCTATTTCATCTACTAACGCTGAAACTTTCTCTAAGATTCAAGCAGTTCCAGTTATTGAAAACCTTCCATCACAATCAACTTCAGCTTCAGTTAGTCTAGAAAAATCAATGAACACGACTTTATCAGACAGTATGTCTAATAGTTGGGGTTCGATTTCTGGTTCTTACAATGACTCTCAATTAAGATCATTGAGTACTTCTCAATCAGATTCAATCTCATTGAGTTTGAGTAATTTCCACAGCACTTCTGAAGCTACCAGTTTTAGTGCTGAACACACGTCTCTTAATGCACAAAGTGTTGTAGATTCAGCAGTTGCAGCTAACCAATCAGGACTGGACTCAAACGCAAGTCAAAGTGCTTCAATTTCATTGTCAAATGAACTTAGTTCACAACTCAATTCGGTTAGTTCATCTATGAACTCCGCAGATGAATATAACTCTGGTTCATACTCACAAAGTGCTTCTTATAGTTTGCAATCACAAACTTCTGCTCAAGCTGAGCAATCTAGTTTAAGTAACAGTTTCTCTACGAGCATTTACAATAGTAAATTTACTTCAATTCAAACTAGTGGATCAGTTCAAAGCTCTGAAGATGCTAATTTACCGAATGGAATTACCCATCCTTTTAATAGAGCTAGTGCCGTAGATTCGTTATCTCTAGTTCGTTCTACGTTGAATTCTCAATCCGCATCACAATCTGTTGCTGATGCACCCGCATCAATGTCTGCTTCTGCAAAAGTTTCTGAATCGATGTCCGCTTCGATTTCTTTAATTGACAGTAAATTAGCTGCAGATAGCCAGAAAACTGCTGATTCAATGAATGATGCGAGTCAATTGACTTCGAAGTCAACTTCCGTGCAACTTCAGGATCGTTCGGAAGCAGAATCTCAGATTTACAAGAACTCAATTGTCGATAGTTTGCAAAGTTACTACAGTTCACTGAGTGCTAATGCAAGTACGTCTAAATCTGAATCAACTAGTATGACTTCTCAGGAAAGTTTGAATTCTAAGTCTAATTCAGCTGCTAAGTCTACTTCTGCAAGTGATTCTACTGCAAAGAGTCAATCAGCATCTGCTTCAACTTCATTATCAAACAATCCTAGCTACAATCCTGATTCAGTATCCAAGAGTGCTTCTACTTCAGCATTTGACAGTCAATCAGCTGAAAAGAGCACCTCTGAATCGATTAGTACGTCAGTCTCTGAACGAAACAGTAACCAATCTGCTAGTGCATCAGCATCTGCTTCAACTGAAGCAAGTTACTCAACTTCAGCATCGAAGAGTACTTCGATTCAAAGTATCATTTCTTCCTCTGAGTCGAAATCAATGGCAAGTGAATCAAGCGAAACTACTGATGACCGTGGATCTGCTTCACGGAGTACTTCAACTTCAACTCGGCAATCAGACTCTGATTCCAATTCATTAAGTTCTTCTAAGAGCTTCTCTGAATCGGCCTCCACTAGTAAGTCGAAACATGACAGTGTTTCTACATCAGCAAGTATTTCTAATTCAAAAGCTAGTCTTAGCGATTCCAACTCAGAAGTAGCTAGTGTAAGCAGTTCGAAGTCTGTTTCTCAAAGTCTGATTGATTCAACGACGGCGTCAGCTACGCAATCAACTTCGAAGTCTAATTTTGACAGTATTTCAAAGAGTAACTCAATTAAGAGTGAATCAGAATCAACATCGAAGTTAGCGTCTGAAAGTACTTCGACTAAGTCGTTATCGGATAGTGAATCAACGTCTAAGATGGAATCTGAAAGTACTTCAACGAAGTCATTGTCAGACAGTGAATCGACATCGAAGTTAGCTTCAGAAAGTACTTCAACGAAGTCATTATCGGATAGTGAATCAACGTCGAAGATGGAATCTGAAAGTACTTCAACGAAGTCGTTGTCAGACAGTGAATCAACATCGAAGTTAGCTTCAGAAAGTACTTCAACGAAGTCGTTGTCAGACAGTGAATCGACATCGAAGTTAGCTTCAGAAAGTACTTCAACGAAGTCGTTGTCAGACAGTGAATCAACATCGAAGTTAGCTTCAGAAAGTACTTCAACGAAGTCGTTGTCAGACAGTGAATCGACATCGAAGTTAGCTTCAGAAAGTACTTCAACGAAGTCGTTATCAGACAGTGAATCGACATCGAAGATGGTATCTGAATCGGCTAAGAGTCAATCAGACGCATCACTTTCAGAAGCGTCATCAGAATCAGAATCAACCTACCAGTCAGGTTCAGCTTCAGTATCCAAGTACGGTAGTGAACTGAACTCACGGATTGATTCTATAAAAGCCTCTATTTCACAAAGTGAACTTAATTCAACAATTAAATCCGCTCAAAATTCAATTAGTGGTTCGCAAAGCGCTTCTGAATCCACGATTACCTCCGGGATTGCATCACATTCAGAATCAATGAGTGCCAGTGTATCCGAATCTACCGCAATTGATTCAGTCGAGAAGTTAATTAGTGATTCTGAAAGTGCATTCGAATCCGTAATCACTTCTGGGATTGCATCGCACTCAGCATCAATGAGTACTAGTGCCAATGATTCGGCATTAGGATCTAATTACGCATCAGGTTCAGCTTCAGTATCTAAGTACGGTAGTGAACTGAACTCACGAATTGATTCTATAAAAGCTTCTATTTCACTAAGTGAACTTAATTCGACAATTAAGTCCGCTCAAAATTCAATTAGTGATTCAGAGAGCGCTTCTGAATCCACGATTACCTCCGGGATTGCATCGCATTCAGAATCAATGAGTGCCAGTGCATCTGAATCTACCGCAATTGATTCAGCCGAGAAGTCAATTAGTGACTCCGAAAGTGAATTTGAATCTACAATTACTTCCGGGATTGCTTCCCATTCAGAATCAATGAGTGCCAGTGCATCTGAATCTACCGCAATTGATTCAGTTGAGAAGTTAATTAGTGATTCTGAAAGTGAATTTGAATCTACAATTACTTCTGGGATTGCATCGCATTCAGAATCAATGAGTACTAGTGCCAATGCTTCCGCATTAGGATCTAATTACGCATCAGGTTCAGCTTCAGTATCCAAGTACGGTAGTGAACTGAACTCACGGATTGATTCTATAAAAGCTTCTATTTCACAAAGTGAACTTAATTCGACGATTAAGTCCGCTCAAAATTCAATTAGTGATTCAGAGATTGCTTCTGAATCCACGATTACCTCCGGGATTGCATCGCATTCAGCATCAATGAGTGCCAGTGTATCCGAATCTACCGCAATTGATTCAGTCGAGAAGTTAATTAGTGACTCCGAAAATGCATTCGAATCCATAATCACTTCTGGGATTGCATCGCACTCAGCATCAATGAGTACTAGTGCCAATGCTTCCGCATTAGGATCTAATTACGCATCAGGTTCAGCTTCATTATCCAAGTACGGTAGTGAACTTAACTCACGAATTGATTCTATAAAAGCTTCTATTTCATTAAGTGAACTTAATTCGACAATTAAGTCCGCTCAAAATTCAATTAGTGATTCAGAGAGCGCTTCTGAATCCACGATTACCTCCGGGATTGCATCGCATTCAGAATCAATGAGTGCCAGTGCATCTGAATCTACCGCAATTGATTCAGCCGAGAAGTCAATTAGTGACTCCGAAAGTGAATTTGAATCTACAATTACTTCTGGGATTGCATCGCATTCAGAATCAATGAGTACTAGTGCCAATGCTTCCGCATTAGGATCTAATTACGCATCTGGATCTGCTTCAGTATCTAAGTATGGTAGTGAATTGAACTCACGAATTGATTCTATAAAAGCTTCTATTTCGCTAAGTGAACTTAATTCGACAATTAAGTCCGCTCAATCATCAGCTAGCGGTTCGCAAAGCGCTTCTGAATCCACGATTACTTCTGGGATTACTTCCCACTCTGCTTCCGTATCTGGGAGCAACTCGGCTTCTAAGTCAAGCTCTGTAGTTGCTTCTGAAAATGGATCAGTATCAACTTCATTGGTTGATTCTACGTCAACTTCTGTGAGCGATTCTGAAAGCAGATCATCGTCAGAATTAGAATCTGGGATTGCATCGCACACCGCTTCCGTATCTAGTAGCGATTCAGTATCATTATCTGCTTCTAAGAGCGCTTCGTTATCTGGTTCGGCAGTTGAATCAATTTCGAAGTTACAATCAGAAATTAGCTCCTTGAGTACCACTGACTCTTTATCCACGTTAGGGTCAACGTCAGCTAGTGAAAGTGCTTCATCTTCAACGGCTTCTAAAGCAACGAGGGAATCGTTATCAGACCGTGGAAGCCAAATCGCTTCAAACGAAAACTTGTTAAGCACATCTGTTTCAGCAAGTGCCAATGCTAGTGGTAGTTCCTTGAGCACTTCTTTGTCTAATCGTTCAAGTCAATTTGCTTCGAACAAAGCTTCCTTGAGTACTACTGCTTCAACATCAACGACTGGAACTTCATTGTCTACGTCCGCTTCAAATGCTAATTTAAGTTCTGCTAACGCCGCTAATATGAACGCTCAGAACAAGAACAAGCAAACCAAACAACAAGCATTACCACAAACTGGTGACGCCTCACAACCGACGACGGTCCTTGGTTTGTTGATGATTCTTGCAGGTCTTGGTTTCAAGCGACGCAAGGACGACAAAGAATAG
- a CDS encoding ArgE/DapE family deacylase has product MNSKERIKLLSDLVAIQSVNNHEAEVAEYLKMVFRRHQIPAQIINYQPGRANLVVEIGHGHPITVFSGHADVVDPGGDWSTPPFVLTEKNRKLYGRGACDMKSALAAMVIAMLDLHEQADPFPGTVRFLLTVGEEVGEYGAEQLTNEGYMKDVDALIIGEPTGYEICYAHKGSLDVQITAMGTIAHSSMPQLGNNALQNLLDLIEVINHQIQTVSATDPAMGDFLFNFTVLNGGTQVNSIPGTAGVSLNARTIDEFDNAAVLNILRTAIAQLEQQDSKYNFDLNVLMDLPPVDGHAENQLVQRGQEVGQAVTGQTITTFGGTYTTDAAKFLVNKSQDFPFMIFGPGNQSLHSSNEYIEKSMYFNFVDIYKKLMINNGITH; this is encoded by the coding sequence ATGAATTCAAAAGAACGGATCAAACTGCTCTCAGATTTAGTTGCAATTCAATCTGTCAACAATCACGAAGCTGAGGTAGCGGAGTACCTTAAAATGGTCTTTCGACGTCATCAAATTCCGGCTCAAATCATCAACTACCAGCCAGGACGGGCGAATCTTGTCGTTGAAATTGGCCATGGTCACCCGATTACCGTTTTTAGTGGCCACGCCGACGTGGTTGATCCTGGCGGAGATTGGAGCACTCCTCCCTTTGTCTTGACTGAAAAGAACAGAAAGTTATACGGCCGGGGGGCGTGTGATATGAAGAGTGCCCTCGCTGCCATGGTAATTGCCATGTTGGATTTGCATGAACAAGCAGATCCATTCCCAGGAACAGTTCGCTTCTTACTGACGGTAGGCGAAGAAGTTGGAGAATACGGGGCTGAACAATTAACCAATGAAGGATACATGAAAGACGTAGATGCACTCATCATTGGCGAACCAACTGGTTATGAAATTTGTTACGCTCACAAGGGCTCTCTCGATGTACAAATTACGGCAATGGGAACAATCGCACACAGTTCGATGCCACAACTTGGTAATAATGCGCTGCAAAACTTACTTGATTTAATTGAAGTAATCAATCATCAGATTCAAACTGTCTCCGCAACAGATCCCGCTATGGGTGACTTCTTATTTAACTTCACTGTCCTAAACGGTGGCACCCAGGTTAACTCCATTCCAGGAACGGCGGGCGTTTCTCTAAATGCCCGCACCATTGATGAATTTGATAATGCAGCCGTGTTAAATATTCTGCGTACTGCCATTGCTCAATTAGAACAACAAGATTCGAAGTACAACTTTGATCTGAACGTTTTAATGGACCTCCCTCCGGTAGACGGACACGCTGAAAACCAATTGGTGCAACGAGGACAGGAAGTCGGTCAAGCAGTGACTGGTCAGACTATCACCACTTTTGGCGGAACTTACACAACCGACGCGGCCAAGTTCTTGGTCAATAAATCGCAGGACTTCCCCTTTATGATTTTTGGGCCCGGAAATCAATCTCTGCACAGTTCTAACGAATACATTGAAAAATCAATGTACTTTAACTTTGTAGACATTTATAAAAAATTAATGATCAATAACGGAATTACTCATTAA
- a CDS encoding LPXTG cell wall anchor domain-containing protein, protein MSNAVSQSTSTSLSGSMSFSTSTSVVDSMVDAESSSMSASTSVSTSNSSSESDSAVASLSNSISKSVSESTSLSASISQSDSASDLTSRDVSQSTADRHSNSGSTSASLSTSISQSSSVLISTSDSKSMVDVESNSMSLSSLESRSASTTTSQLTSNSMTETSAGSLTSAVNSNSASMSNSSSVASATNFVTQSEHKAKQQVLPQTGDTTKSLVVAGFAIMALAGLGIKRRKRSKK, encoded by the coding sequence ATGTCTAACGCTGTCAGTCAATCAACATCGACTTCGTTGAGTGGCTCCATGAGTTTTTCAACCTCGACAAGTGTCGTTGATTCGATGGTTGATGCTGAAAGTAGTTCGATGAGTGCGTCTACTTCAGTAAGTACTTCAAACAGTTCTTCTGAATCAGATAGTGCGGTTGCTTCGTTGAGTAATTCAATAAGTAAGTCAGTTTCTGAATCAACTTCGCTGAGCGCTTCGATTTCTCAATCGGATTCAGCAAGTGATTTAACATCTAGGGATGTATCACAATCAACTGCTGATCGTCATTCAAACTCTGGCAGTACTTCAGCTAGTCTTTCGACATCTATCAGTCAATCTTCCTCAGTGTTAATTTCAACGAGTGATAGTAAATCGATGGTTGACGTTGAAAGTAACTCGATGAGTTTGTCATCTTTGGAAAGTCGGTCTGCAAGTACCACTACAAGTCAATTAACTTCTAATTCAATGACTGAAACTAGTGCGGGTAGCTTAACTTCAGCTGTGAATTCCAACTCGGCTTCGATGAGTAATTCTAGTTCTGTAGCCAGTGCCACAAACTTTGTTACTCAGAGTGAGCACAAGGCTAAACAGCAGGTGTTACCACAAACAGGTGATACCACCAAGAGCCTGGTAGTTGCTGGATTTGCAATCATGGCTTTGGCCGGATTGGGGATTAAGCGTCGTAAACGTAGTAAGAAATAG
- a CDS encoding type 1 glutamine amidotransferase domain-containing protein — MNQKILVVETNVANFAGTTHLTGLWLGESAEFVSVMEQAGFDIDYVSPNGGYVPLDPRSMKDTYVDEVTLKTYLKHDYQVRGLAQTLTPAQISPEDYDAIYFTGGHGVMFDFPDNQDLQKLTVAIYENGGYLCSVCHGIAGLLNVKLDNGNYLIDGKKVTGFTTSEELLSGNSKRVPFLNEKVATSHGAEFVKERPFKSFVVQDKQLITGQNPESPKAVAEQLLKNLTADVAGSN, encoded by the coding sequence ATGAATCAGAAAATTTTAGTTGTAGAAACCAACGTTGCTAACTTTGCGGGAACTACCCATTTAACTGGACTATGGCTAGGGGAGTCGGCTGAGTTTGTTTCTGTGATGGAGCAAGCCGGGTTTGACATTGACTATGTAAGTCCCAACGGTGGGTATGTCCCATTGGATCCACGGAGCATGAAAGATACATACGTTGATGAAGTTACTTTAAAAACTTATCTAAAGCATGACTACCAGGTTCGAGGATTAGCTCAAACGTTAACTCCCGCCCAGATTAGTCCGGAAGACTACGACGCAATTTACTTTACCGGGGGTCATGGAGTTATGTTTGATTTTCCGGATAACCAGGATTTGCAGAAATTAACGGTAGCTATTTATGAAAATGGGGGCTATTTGTGTTCAGTTTGTCATGGAATTGCCGGCTTGTTAAACGTAAAATTGGACAACGGCAACTACCTGATTGACGGCAAAAAGGTAACTGGGTTTACCACCAGTGAAGAGTTACTGAGTGGGAATTCGAAGCGGGTGCCATTTTTAAACGAGAAAGTGGCGACTAGTCATGGCGCTGAATTTGTGAAGGAACGTCCGTTTAAGAGTTTTGTAGTACAAGATAAACAGCTGATTACAGGTCAAAATCCAGAATCACCTAAAGCAGTGGCTGAACAGCTCTTAAAGAATTTGACTGCTGATGTAGCGGGTTCAAACTAA
- a CDS encoding MSCRAMM family adhesin SdrC, giving the protein MELLSETNSESDSLAEADKDLLVESLIETAVLSLIETAVLSLIELDLLLEDDADVDKLAEPDCEIEVLIESPIDVEVELLSEVEVLSESEILIESLMDVDVDWLSKIDSNFEVLSDTDVLVDDDCEPEMLIESLTDTEALNDSAFLIESSSEINFDIDSLMESDNDLLVEPLIEVDSLAEVNPELRSETDIDSESLSDTETLVDTDCESEVLVESTSDVETD; this is encoded by the coding sequence ATGGAGTTGCTTTCAGAAACCAATTCCGAAAGTGATTCGCTAGCAGAAGCTGATAAGGACTTACTTGTGGAGTCACTCATTGAAACAGCAGTACTATCACTCATTGAAACAGCAGTACTATCACTCATCGAACTGGACTTACTATTAGAAGATGATGCAGATGTCGACAAACTGGCTGAGCCTGATTGCGAAATTGAAGTGCTCATCGAATCCCCTATTGACGTTGAAGTAGAACTACTTTCTGAAGTTGAAGTACTTTCGGAGTCGGAAATACTCATCGAGTCGTTGATGGACGTCGATGTGGACTGGCTATCTAAGATAGATTCTAATTTTGAAGTGCTTTCGGATACCGATGTACTAGTTGATGACGACTGTGAACCTGAGATGCTCATTGAGTCGCTAACAGACACTGAGGCACTTAACGATTCTGCTTTCCTCATTGAGTCATCTTCAGAAATCAACTTCGACATTGATTCACTAATGGAGTCGGATAACGACTTGCTAGTTGAACCACTAATAGAAGTTGATTCACTTGCTGAAGTTAATCCCGAATTGCGATCAGAAACGGACATTGATTCAGAATCGCTGTCCGATACCGAGACACTCGTTGATACTGACTGCGAGTCTGAAGTACTGGTCGAATCAACCAGTGACGTTGAAACCGATTGA
- a CDS encoding MSCRAMM family adhesin SdrC encodes MLSTTNALADVETLIEAEDDPEIDVLFDPDVLTEFEVLLEVEADCEVTELSEVEVETESLNEVNFEFNSLPRTDTDSEAEASLLVDNEAECDAIPDSSSDNEALSKSLMDLETELKIESINCDSLTELEVETDAD; translated from the coding sequence ATGCTATCAACCACCAATGCACTTGCAGACGTTGAGACGCTCATAGAAGCTGAGGATGATCCAGAAATAGATGTGCTGTTTGATCCGGACGTACTTACTGAGTTCGAAGTGCTGCTTGAAGTTGAAGCAGACTGTGAGGTAACCGAACTATCAGAGGTTGAGGTTGAAACAGAATCTCTCAATGAGGTTAACTTCGAGTTCAATTCACTACCGAGAACTGATACAGACTCGGAAGCTGAAGCATCCTTACTCGTTGACAACGAAGCAGAATGTGATGCAATTCCAGATTCAAGTTCTGACAACGAGGCACTCTCAAAGTCATTGATGGACTTAGAAACCGAGTTGAAAATAGAATCAATCAACTGCGATTCACTGACCGAATTGGAAGTTGAAACTGATGCTGATTGA